Below is a genomic region from Azoarcus sp. KH32C.
GTTCGCGCGGCATGCGGCGGGCGAATTCGTCGAAACCCGCCTCCACCCAGGCGGGCATGCGGGTGCCGACGGCGACGATCAGGAGTTTCACCGGAGAGGCGGCGCCGTCAGGCGACGGCGCTGCGCGCGCGGCGGACCGAGCTGCCGGTCCACAGTTCCTCGAGGTTGTAGTAGGCGCGCACTGCGGGCTGCATGACGTGCACGACGATTTCGCCGAGGTCGACCAGCACCCATTCGCCGCTCTCTTCGCCTTCGACGCTGATGACCGTGCCGCCGGCTTCACGCACCTTTTCCTGCACGTTGCGGGCGAGCGCCC
It encodes:
- the rsfS gene encoding ribosome silencing factor; the protein is MDIHTLEKLVVDALEDIKAKDIEVINTTKLTSLFDRIVVASGDSNRQTRALARNVQEKVREAGGTVISVEGEESGEWVLVDLGEIVVHVMQPAVRAYYNLEELWTGSSVRRARSAVA